The DNA segment TGCAGTTAGAAATAAATCGATAACTTAAAATGATACTAAAGGCAATAGAAAaccagtaataataataataataataatacagttGAAAATGCATAAcgataataatacttaaaatgTGAAGTTTTATTTAGCCGTAGCTTAGCACTCACTTCAAGTATGGATTGATCATCGACAATCTTGCATAATAGAGCACCAACAAAGGAATCGCCTGCGCCAGTTGTATCAACTGTGTTGACATGAAAAGCGTCCACCGATCCATGGAAATTCTGGTTTTTGCAAAAAATGGAGAacgattattacaaatagaaaaagAGTAATAAGCTATTATGATACTTTGCAGAACATAACCTTTTGGAATTTATCAAGCAAGTCATTTAAACATCCATTATGAGGAGTGGACATAAGAATATAGAAATAAGTTTGAAAGAGATGGGTGTTTATTTTTACCTTGGTATAGTACCTAGAACCATGTTCCCCAAGAGTGACAAGGAGCAACTTCAAATTGGGATGCCACAGTGAGAGAGCAGATTCATCGTCAATTTTGTTACTTCCGGTTAGGAATTCCAGTTCCACATCGCTCACCTTTATCACATCAGCCTTCTCCCATATGCTGAGTATTTGCTGACGCGCTTCCTCAGGCGATGGCCACAACGGTAGCCGCAGATTTGGATCGTAAGACAGCAGACACCCTGCTTCCCTCGCAACTTCCATTGCCTTCAGGTGTGCTGATCTGCATGGCTCCACGATCAAACTTATCGATCCATAATGAAATACCTTTGCCTGATCACATCATGAGTATGGTAAGTTTATTCACTAACACAATTGCTAATCATAACTTTTAATTACTTCATTCTAAAACTTTTTACACTGTTAGTCTAAGTTGATCTCAAATTTCAATCTGATTATTCTTTTACTCAAGATTTCAACCACAttgattgaaaacaaaattagaacGTTGTTCTTGAATTCATCGCCATACCTTTATGGCAAAAGGCCggcaaattattattttttaattataaacatgttttcaaagCTGTAAAATGTAAGCTAGGCCCTTCCTCTGCAACTCTgaacaacacaacaaacaaacaaacagtGACATGTCTCCCATTACGATAAGTTGCCTGCAAAGCCTAGAGGGTCTCTATCATCCTCCTCCATATTCaattcttttcttatatatataaaaataaacccTAATATTTTGGTCAGGCGGGAACACCAAACAAATAATGCAATCGTATGATAAATGATAAgaacaattacaaataaaacaacaaaactagTTGTCGGTTCCTTCTAAGCACCGTTTGAAAGCAAAAGCTCTAAACACGTATTTTGTTTCCCACTTTCCCACGTCATATATAGTTCATTCATTGAATAatttatgatgacaacattaATTTAAACTCTGGCTCTTCACTATTtgcattaattttgaaattttgttctatttaacttttaaagGTTCTGGTAGAATCAAAAGGCGCGTGAGACCACGTACAAGGGACTATATGCATGCCCCATGAGTGATACTGTTGAGACAAAGACAATTAATTGTCTCTAGTCAAAGTACAACAGAAAGAGCTTCGTTGCTAATCCCACTCTCAACCTAGCCCGTGAGTAGAAATAGTTACAGATATctataaaaacaagtaaaataaaatatttgatttattatagAGTTAATAATAGTCacagatttttttcttaaactttaaaatcgATCTAAAAAATCAGTTTTGATTCTCTAAGTGACTCTTTCTAATAGAGTTGGAGTAAAAATGaagtttcaaaatttagtattttaatgaaagaataattaaaaagacaaattttactaaaaagTGATGAAATACAATATCAAAACCGATATtatgtagaaaataaaataaaaattatatgataataaaataaaagaagaaaaaaaaaatgtatatgttGAGTTTGTTCGAGTAAAAGAAACAGGACATCCATTATGAGAAAGGGGTCCCAACCAGCATTATCCACCCCATGAAAGTTTCttccaaaatagaaaaaacacgTGAGACACGTCACGTGACAGCACCGGCTTTTGCGATCTGATATGatcaggaaaagaaaaaaaaaacgaaaaatagttttatcttcagttttaattttatcaaaaatcTGCTGCTTATTTTGGCATACATATATACTACTAGATCCACTCGCGGCCCGCACAAGCTGACTCTGCAAAATTCATTACTTAAAGCCCACATTCCCACACGCGCGTGCACCACAAATACCACCGCTTTAAAGTTTtccgaagaagaagaagaaattaaaaacaggAGTAAAGAATTTCAGAGagagatttaatttaatttacgtACAGATCTGATGAGTTCGAGGTTGAGATCTTCAGGCGTGAGGAGCATGTCAGCGCTGGGATTTCTGTAGAACATGAACTCACGCTCTCCATCTTTGCGTAGAGTCACGAACGCGAGCGCAGTGCGCGCACCCTGGTCGAAGTTGATCCCGTCGGATCTTACATCGTTCTCTTTGAGGATTCCGGCGAGCATGTGGCCGAACTCGTCATCGCCGAGCTTGCCAACGAAAGCGGCCTTGCCACCGAGTCTTGCGACGGCGATGGCGACGTTGGCTGGAGCGCCTCCGGGAGCCTTGAGGAAACCCGGGGCCTCGGCGAGGGAGACGCCGGAAACAGTGGGGACGAAGTCGATGAGCATCTCGCCGAAGCTGACGACGAGACCGTTACCGGTGGGAGGAAGAGCATTGGCGGAGGCCATCGTTTATGAGTATGGAAGTTGGATATGTAGTAGTACagaggttgaagatgaaagaGTGACTTTGGATACTGATTTTGTAGAGTTTATATAGCAAGgaaaagataattattaagataagaAAATCAGTTAAtcatttcattaatattcaaattttggTTCTGTTTTTAAAATGGGAAAACTTATCAAAACAAACCAAGGTAGCAGCTCAATATTTCACTTTCAATTATctctattaataaaataatcaaaattaaaa comes from the Vigna radiata var. radiata cultivar VC1973A chromosome 2, Vradiata_ver6, whole genome shotgun sequence genome and includes:
- the LOC106756595 gene encoding fructokinase-2-like, with translation MASANALPPTGNGLVVSFGEMLIDFVPTVSGVSLAEAPGFLKAPGGAPANVAIAVARLGGKAAFVGKLGDDEFGHMLAGILKENDVRSDGINFDQGARTALAFVTLRKDGEREFMFYRNPSADMLLTPEDLNLELIRSAKVFHYGSISLIVEPCRSAHLKAMEVAREAGCLLSYDPNLRLPLWPSPEEARQQILSIWEKADVIKVSDVELEFLTGSNKIDDESALSLWHPNLKLLLVTLGEHGSRYYTKNFHGSVDAFHVNTVDTTGAGDSFVGALLCKIVDDQSILEDEAKLREVLKFANACGAITTTKKGAIPALPTEADALNLINEKNGKEGVLEALKSRCIIL